Genomic segment of Malus domestica chromosome 15, GDT2T_hap1:
GGGTTCGAGAGTAGGGGTATTGGACAGTATTGAAGAGGCTAccttttttatgcttcaagaTCTCAACTAATTGTTGTGTTTTTCATGATTAAGAGCAATGAGGAATTTTTTTGTCattaagggtatattagtatttatacatcaaattttagttagaattatcataaaattaaaataatagctATAATTAgacctggcaaacgggtcgtgtaattcgtgttcgtgtcgttttcgtgtaacacctgttatcttaacgggtcgtgtcgtgtcacacctgttatcttaacgggtccttaacaggtcgggtcactttacccaacgggtaaaatgaccagacccgttatgacccattaagaaaaatatttttttttccttaaatttgcacataccacacattgtcacataaatattacttcaaaatattaaaacacatttgtcgtttaaatactacatctacactaaaaaataagagtctcataaaaaatacattcatacactactaatctattacaaatattaaatgtgcaaggatatgcaaaatgaaagcgtttttgttttcaaggttgtgaagcatttctcaaaagtttaaaccttgccaatggaactcaaagcttaattaagtataacataagattttgtggtatccactagtgtaaatattttaaattgaagatcgaattcattcattttattcatatagggtcaaggagtgtagttgtaaaaaatcatcaaaatcggagttaaaataattgttaaattgtgatttttcgtttataaccgtcgaaaaaatttgtctcgttacttaatctttaaatgtttgttttttgcaacttttggcgtatgcgatctcgaagcatatacaaacaagtatgacggtcagatcgttgaaactaatttcgtagaatgcgtatctcatcaaaacaatagattcactaacacttaagagtttattcttactttcattaagtataacataagattttgtgatatccaccaatgtaaatattttaaattgaagatcgaatttattcattgtattcatatagggtcaaggagtgtagctgtaaaaaatcatcaaaatcggagttaaaataaccgttaaatcgtgatttttcgtttataaccgtcgaaaagttttgtctcgttacttgatctctgaatgtttgttttttttcaatttttggcatatgcaatctcgaagtatatacaaacatgtttgacggttggatcgttaaaactagtttcgtagaatgcgtatcccatcaaaacaatatattcactaacacttaaagattttatttatactttcatcaagtataacataagattttcactagtgtaaatattttaaattgaatatcaaattcaatcattgtatttatatagggtcaaggagtgtagctgtaaaaaatcatcaaaatcggagttaaaataaccgttaaatcgtgatttttcgtttataatcgtcgataAGTTTTGTTCCGCtacatgatctttgaatgtttgttttttgcaatttttagcatatgcgatctcgaagcatatacaagcaaatttgacggttggatcgttgaaactagtttcgtagaatgcgtatcccatcaaaacaatagattcactaacacttaaagattttattcatactttcatcaagtataacataagattttgtggtatccactagtgtaaatattttaaattgaagatcgaattcattcattgtatttatatagggtcaaggagtgtagctataaaaaatcatcaaaatcggagttaaaataaccattaaatcgtgatttttcgtttataaccgtcgaaaagttttgtcctgttacttgatctctgaatgtttgttttttgcaatttttggcgtatgcgatctcgaagcatatacaaacaagtttgacggttggatcgttgaaactagtttcgcaaaatgcatatctcatcaaaacattaaattcattaacacttaagagtttattcatattttcattaagtataacataagattttgtgatatccactagtgtaaatattttaaattgaagatcgaattcattccttgtattcatatagggtcaaggagtatagctgtaaaaaattatcaaaattagagttaaaataaccgttaaatcgtgatttttcgtttataaccgtcgaaatgttttgtctcgttacttgatatctgaatgtttgttttttgcaatttttggcgtatgcgatcttgcagtatatacaaacatgtttgacggttggatcgttgaaactagtttcgtagaatgcgtatcccatcaaaacaatagattcactaacacttaagagtttattcatactttcatcaagtataacataagattttgtggtatcccctagtgtaaatattttaaattgaagatcgaattcattcattgtattcatatagggtcaaggagtgtagttgtaaaaaatcatcaaaatcagagttaaaataaccgttaaatcgtgatttttcatttataaccgtcgaaaagttttgtctcgttatttgatctgtgaatgtttgttttttgtaattttttgctgatgcgatctcgaagtatatacaaacaagtttgatggttggatcgttgagattagtttcgtataagtcgtatcccatgaagttcaatggtgtgtgtgtatatatttatttatttatttattaagtagatttaaatctatttattttgtatgtataattattatagtttttaggggtataaaatttaatttaaaatttaatatatatatataatatatatatatatataaatataactattatagttaatattttgggggtataattattatagtttatataattattataattattatagtttttagggtataaaattgttaaattaatatatataattattatagtattttttagggttataaaattataaaattaatattctgcttctCGTGTATCATGTTACCCacgtatacccgaaccaacccgttatcttaacaggtgcttatcgggttacccgataacgacccgtttcgttatcgtgtcgacccgaacccctgttaatttcgtgtcgtgtcgtgtcaggtTATCAGTCGTGTCAGAAATTGCTAGGCGTATAATTCTATATGGATCTAAAATATGATTACTTTTCCAAATTTCTCATTCGCCTCATCGTTCTCATGGCGGATAGAGGAGGCAAACCGTAACTACCAAGAGGGTTAGGGCTCCTCTCAGGTTCGCAACTCGACTAGTCGACCCTCGCATTCGAATCGAATCCGGTGGAACGATGTGGCACGAAGCCAGGAGGTCGGAGCGGAAGGTCCACGACATGATGGACGCCGCTCGTAAACGAGCTCAAAGACGTGCCGTTTTCCTGGCCAAGCGCCGCGGCGACCCCCAGCAGTCGATCCAGGTCGTCGGCTCTCGCTGCCGCATGTGCCGCGATGACGGCCTCTACCAAGCCGCCGAGGACCAGCAAGGCCTGTAATGCTCCTTTACCTCAACTCTCCTTCTCTCAGCTTCAATTTGCATGTGTATGTATAATCACGACGTCGTTTTGTTCGAATTCAATTTCTATCAGGATTCCTTGGAACGGGAAGCAGGATTTTTTGATTGAtaggtataaatttcaattctGTTTTAGTTTTACTGTCGATTTTTCATATTGAATTTGTGAAGGATTTTAGCTTGAATTTTGTATTGGTAAATGTAAAATGCAGATTTGATGGGCGAGCTCTGCTCGATTTTATTCGAGATACGCCGCACTTGCGTGCTCAAGAAAAGTccgaagaagaggaggaattAGAAGAGTGTGTTAATTTTGAGTGTTATCGGGATTTAATTAAGCATCGTCGTAGAGGATGTCGGTACTTTGTTTTGATTTCTAATCATATGTATTCATTTAAATGTGTATGACATTGTAGATTACAGACCATGTTTATGTAATCGAACGGCCTTAAGTTCGTGGTTTATACATTGCTTTTCTGTATGCAATAATTATCTCTATCCGTAAGGGCATTGAAAGACGAAAATTATAAACCTCTGGTGCTCGAAATATTAATTGTGATGTGGGGTTTTAATTTAAGATTGTCACAGTTTAAGCTTCTTACGTTAACAGATACTGATGATGAGGGTTTGCTACATGTGGAACAAGAGATAGAGGCCAAGTTTACTGCCCCGTTTGCTCCTGACaggtttgaattttcttttacatttataCGGCTACAGGTCTTCTCATTATTAGTGGTATGTAAGTTTAGCATACTATGATAGTTTTGCATGTGGCATCAAGTCTTGTTTTTGATGCATTTTTAGGTCTCAGGCGCAACAACCTTCTGCTGTTAAGGGTTCTTATTCGCAGGTGGGGTTCTCTTATGAAGGGAATGGAAAAGATGAGGCCCAGTTTTCGGACTCTGATGataatgatgaagatgatgacgaagatgaggatgaggatgatttCAACAGTGATGACAGCAGTGATGAAGGAATGGATAAAATAGCAAAAGAGTTTGGAATAAAAAGATATGGTTGGCTTGTTTACATGGATAAGAAAGCTAAGGAGGAGGAGAAACGGCAAAAAGAAGTGATCAAAGGCGATCCTGCAATTGTAAGTTCTCACAATTGTGGGTCACATGTGCTTTCTGTTCCAGTAGTCATAATCCATAATTTGAATTTGCAAAACTTTGTAGAGGAAACTAAGTCGTAAGGAAAGAAGGAAGGCTTCTCAGatagaaagggagagagaaagagaaactgCACGGGTAACTGGAACTCGGGTGCTCCACCATGACCCGTACCGGTAAACaatgaataattttattttccaaAATTAGTTGACTTTTGCTCCTGTTGCCCAAGTGGTAGGATTTTTTCTTCCATATAACTTATGAAAAGATTGCACTGCAGTGAAACTAGACGAAGTCCAACATATGAAGCTTATCCTCGCCCAAGAAGGTAAAATCGTTATATCATTCGTATTCGTGTCTAAATCTTTCCACAAAAGGCCTTTGCTTGTTACCTCTTGTTATTTGTGTGTGTAGATCAAGATCTCGATCATATTCACCATCATACTCACGGAGATATCCTCGTGGACGACATTCTGATGATGGTCATCGAAGCAAACCAACAATTGCTAAAATTGAATATATTACTGAATTTGGGGGATCCGGGGACAAGGATGGATCAAAGCGTGAAGGGTTCTCTCCACCATCGTCTCCTTCCTCACAGGCCAATGTGTTAAACCGGTCGGAGCACTCGACCATTTATTCTTACAAAGATCCATTGGACACTCTTTACTCTGCTGCATCTTTTCACCCATTTTGTTACGTGAGCAAAATTTATTGGTTTAGAATAGATCAGGCTTAGGGGTATCGACCTAACTGccaagaggaagagggaaggagGCTTCATTTCTGAAGCTCATTTTGTTCCCAGATATTGTTATTCCTAATGCTTCTTCTTTCCTGCAGGCCCTCAACTGGTCTCATACTTGAGGCTCTGCATATTGATCCTGCATCCGGTGCATCCCTTGAGAAGGATAAGGGGGCTAAATTGGTGAAACCACCAGCAAGGTATCTCATGGAACCTGGATCAGaagatcttttgtttttcttcacatTTGAAGTTTGAGGGAACGTAATCATTGGAGGCTTTATTAATCATTGTGCTTATTATTTTCGTCTCAGCTTTTATCAGTGTGGTTTTTCTATATCCTTGTAACTATATTTTTCTCACTTTTTAAACTTTGCTTGTTTCCTTACCTCACAGTAGATCATCAGCATTAGCTAAGGTAACTAAGGGAAGTACTTCTGTTGGGCCGTTGAAGCAGCAACCAGTGGAGAAGAAAGAAACTCCTCAAGAACGACTTAAAAGGATTATGAGCAAGCAACTGAACAAACAAAGTATGTCCGATAACTTAATGCATTGCTTATGTTAAACAGCTTATTGTTATTCATTTTTGTTATCAGTGCCTGACTCATGGTATATAATATCATTTTGAACTTAATTGCTTTTTCAGTTAAGAAAGATACTGCTGCTGAAATAGCTAAAAAGCGAGAGCAGGAACGCCAGAGGCTGGAAAAACTTGCAGAAACAAGCCGATTAAGTCGATCTAGGCATCGTAGCCGCAGTAGGAGCTATAGCCGCTCTCCTCCAAGGTcggtgatttttctttttacataATAAAGGGTGCTGGCTATAAGTATGAACATAAGGCTGATAATCAAATCATGTTATGATCTCTTATGGTGGGTCGAAAATCGGTGCCGCAATTATATTGCCTTGCCCATGATTGTGAAAATGTGTTAAATGCAGAAGACACCAACGTGGTAGAAGTCCGAGAAGGAAGAGTTCCCTAAGACGTTATTCCCGGTCTCATTCTAGATGTCGTTCCCGGTCTAGCTCCCGCTCTCAAACCCGTAATCGTTCACGAACTTACTCCCGCTCACCAAGGTGACCCCACTGTGTATCTTTTCCTTATGTTGCCTGGGGCCTATTGGTACTCATGGGGATTGTTACCGAGAGCGGACCACCTTACAGGGTTAGGAGCCGTTCAAGATATTGATGGAAAAAGAGTTCAGGAAGGTGAGCATGGTACTTGATGTACTTTTTTATTTGAGTTTTTCTCTGCTTCTAGTTCTAGAAGGTAGAACCGGTCaatcatacttgaatttctggGTTTGTGGGATCTCGCTGTGAGTTGTGAAAtcccaaacttgtttgtatatgaaATATTATATTAAATGGATTGGTATGTTTTTATGTTTCGTTCTCGAATTGGATTGGATTCATTGTATGCCGCATGAAGAAATGGATGTCAGCATCCAAATTTTGTCCGAGTTGAAGGTAAAACATGGAGTCATCAAGAATTAAACTtggttaaaatttgaaaattgacATTCATTTCTTCTTGCAACATTCGTTTGTGGGGGTTTTTCTCTCCGTTTGTGAGAGAATTTTACCAACTTCCATTTCTCACCCTTTCTACCATTTTTTCCTCCCCTTTCTTCAGTTTCTCTCTCTGATTGCTGTTTTGAGAGTCAGCCTTGgatttctcttctttctttttttttttgcgttcTTTTCATACCTTCTTCCTCGTTTTCAGCCCCTTTCCCTCAACCCAACCTACACATCAATCCTTTGCAACAATGAATTTTCTTCTCCCCATCTTCCCTCTCCCATAACCAAGATCTTAAAGTTTCGAGCCCAATCTGGAATCTCATTTGCTACACTTTAAGATTTAATTTTTGCTTTGGGTATGCTTGTCATATTTGGGTTGATTTGGATGTGGGCTGCTTCTATTTAATGGGGATTAAGGTTTTGTCGGCTGTTTTTACTTTTGGGCTAACTGCTTTTGATGTCTTCTTGTATCTGTTTGCTGCTGGTGCACCTTTTAGTTCTTCCTACAGTTGTGGATTTCACGTTTGTGGTGATTGTTTGGATAGTTCGAGAGTCATGTTTGACATATCATTTGATCGCTTGAAGATGACGCCTGTTTCTAGCTCCGGGAGGATGCTACAATATTGTCTTGTATGGATCTCCCGTGGAGGCTTCGATCTCCTCTTTGGCGCTTGGGTTGATGGTGGCGGTGGTTGTAGGGAGATAGAAGAAGTTGCTAGGGTTTCCATgtatgtatgtttttttttttctttttctttttcttcttgtatGGGCTCCAATTTCTTTTTGGGCACAGGCTtactttgtatttgtttgtatggagtcctttcttttgttttgtgcttACTTTTGTATACGGTACCCTTTTTTTGTAGTCTTGTTCTGTTGGTAATGAAGTTACTTTTGACCTTAAAAAATGTTAATTGCCCTCAACACCAACCATTTTATAAAGAAtttcaaaaatacaaataaataaaaacacctaaatacaataaaatgaGTGATCAAATAAGGAATGTAAACCTATGCGGCAAAACCCTAAAGCTAGAGATGGCAAATTAACCCATTGAAATGTAAATGGGTATCCGTTAAGACCCGTTTAAATTGATAACATCATGAGATGAGGGTGTGAATGGTAGTAGTAATATTGTTGTAAGGTAAAATCAAACTAAATGGGTCTTAATATGTACTCATTAACAACCCAATAAGTTGATTTGCCATCCCTACCTCAAGCAATTGACCATAAAAATACCCTAAAGCAAGTTTCATGTATATAGAAAAGCCTAAGGATTCTTTGCCGGTTCTTAGCTtgttctcttctctcttcttcccttTGGTTCGATTATCGTATCTCTTCCCTCACTGCATAAGAAAAACATGGATAATGACAAAATAGCAACGGTGATGCTCTAACACTTGCCGGTGAAGTCAGTTCTATAGTCTCAACTCGTATACAAACAGGTCCCGCGTTCCCCAACATGTCTTGGGCTCACAATCTGATTTTGCATATAGTTTCAACTTCTATCCTGATCGGAATGAGTACTGTAAATACGAAATTTCCTACAACGAATAAGAATAGAATATGTGTATAAAatgatatttgtattaatgaaaaATTAGGGTTACAAACTCTATTACAAATGTTTGATTCCTCTAATTCGATCTCAGTAATTGCCAAGTGTAGATGTAGAGTGACTCAATGGTCGTAACGACTTGTTCTCGAACGATAAACGTCACAAGGATTTGGCTTATGGCAATGGAAGAACTGGCACGTGTAGTGATGCTTAACGGTTCTTCACGAGTGTGGCGAAGAATACAAAGAACTTTCAAAGTCTTCTAAGTGTTTGAGAACGTTTGGAGGCTTGAGCGTCTGAGCGTAAAAATATGTTTTCTACCCTCTTCTTTATCTTGGAATCTCATATTTCTAGGATCTTCAAGTCTTGATGTGGCTTGATTTGATTTGGGCCTGATTAATTGACGAATGAATTGAGCCTCATTTTGGACTTGGTTTATAACTTGAACCCATTTTTAATCAAGTTATCTTTCACatttcaactttaatttgacTAAGCTAAATGTCGACGCGTGACACCCTTGATAacttgtttggtttttttaatGAGTCACATGCCATGTTTATAATTTGTGAGACATATGACATATGCCACATAAGCCTTGACATGTCAAAAACTTAAATTGTTGGCGgacatttatttcactaaaatttcGATGCCTATAAGTGCAAGGTACTCCAAGCACGCTGGGTTTACAAGGATAATATTTGAAACCTGGAAGGAGTAAACTTCTAGGTTTTGATACCTATAGATCTGTCTATTCCACGGTGGAAGGAAGTAAACTTCGAGGTGTTAGCTATGCTTGTTTGTTGATTTTCCGTTTCGTTTGAATTTGCAAAGATGTTTtccggatttttttttttttttttttggttgaatgtTTTCCGGGTTTACTTCTGATTTTGCAATAACTTTGATAATGATATCATCGTCTACTTTTCTTCCATGTGTGAATTTGTTCTAGATGAGAGAGAGGGGTAAAGAGAGAAGATGA
This window contains:
- the LOC103401378 gene encoding uncharacterized protein isoform X4, whose protein sequence is MWHEARRSERKVHDMMDAARKRAQRRAVFLAKRRGDPQQSIQVVGSRCRMCRDDGLYQAAEDQQGLIPWNGKQDFLIDRFDGRALLDFIRDTPHLRAQEKSEEEEELEECVNFECYRDLIKHRRRGYTDDEGLLHVEQEIEAKFTAPFAPDRSQAQQPSAVKGSYSQVGFSYEGNGKDEAQFSDSDDNDEDDDEDEDEDDFNSDDSSDEGMDKIAKEFGIKRYGWLVYMDKKAKEEEKRQKEVIKGDPAIRKLSRKERRKASQIERERERETARVTGTRVLHHDPYRETRRSPTYEAYPRPRRSRSRSYSPSYSRRYPRGRHSDDGHRSKPTIAKIEYITEFGGSGDKDGSKREGFSPPSSPSSQANVLNRPSTGLILEALHIDPASGASLEKDKGAKLVKPPARSSALAKVTKGSTSVGPLKQQPVEKKETPQERLKRIMSKQLNKQIKKDTAAEIAKKREQERQRLEKLAETSRLSRSRHRSRSRSYSRSPPRHQRGRSPRRKSSLRRYSRSHSRCRSRSSSRSQTRNRSRTYSRSPR
- the LOC103401378 gene encoding uncharacterized protein isoform X3, with protein sequence MWHEARRSERKVHDMMDAARKRAQRRAVFLAKRRGDPQQSIQVVGSRCRMCRDDGLYQAAEDQQGLIPWNGKQDFLIDRFDGRALLDFIRDTPHLRAQEKSEEEEELEECVNFECYRDLIKHRRRGYTDDEGLLHVEQEIEAKFTAPFAPDRSQAQQPSAVKGSYSQVGFSYEGNGKDEAQFSDSDDNDEDDDEDEDEDDFNSDDSSDEGMDKIAKEFGIKRYGWLVYMDKKAKEEEKRQKEVIKGDPAIRKLSRKERRKASQIERERERETARVTGTRVLHHDPYRETRRSPTYEAYPRPRRSRSRSYSPSYSRRYPRGRHSDDGHRSKPTIAKIEYITEFGGSGDKDGSKREGFSPPSSPSSQANVLNRPSTGLILEALHIDPASGASLEKDKGAKLVKPPASRSSALAKVTKGSTSVGPLKQQPVEKKETPQERLKRIMSKQLNKQIKKDTAAEIAKKREQERQRLEKLAETSRLSRSRHRSRSRSYSRSPPRHQRGRSPRRKSSLRRYSRSHSRCRSRSSSRSQTRNRSRTYSRSPR
- the LOC103401378 gene encoding uncharacterized protein isoform X2; this translates as MWHEARRSERKVHDMMDAARKRAQRRAVFLAKRRGDPQQSIQVVGSRCRMCRDDGLYQAAEDQQGLIPWNGKQDFLIDRFDGRALLDFIRDTPHLRAQEKSEEEEELEECVNFECYRDLIKHRRRGYTDDEGLLHVEQEIEAKFTAPFAPDRSQAQQPSAVKGSYSQVGFSYEGNGKDEAQFSDSDDNDEDDDEDEDEDDFNSDDSSDEGMDKIAKEFGIKRYGWLVYMDKKAKEEEKRQKEVIKGDPAIRKLSRKERRKASQIERERERETARVTGTRVLHHDPYRETRRSPTYEAYPRPRRSRSRSYSPSYSRRYPRGRHSDDGHRSKPTIAKIEYITEFGGSGDKDGSKREGFSPPSSPSSQANVLNRPSTGLILEALHIDPASGASLEKDKGAKLVKPPARSSALAKVTKGSTSVGPLKQQPVEKKETPQERLKRIMSKQLNKQIKKDTAAEIAKKREQERQRLEKLAETSRLSRSRHRSRSRSYSRSPPRRHQRGRSPRRKSSLRRYSRSHSRCRSRSSSRSQTRNRSRTYSRSPR
- the LOC103401378 gene encoding uncharacterized protein isoform X1, which encodes MWHEARRSERKVHDMMDAARKRAQRRAVFLAKRRGDPQQSIQVVGSRCRMCRDDGLYQAAEDQQGLIPWNGKQDFLIDRFDGRALLDFIRDTPHLRAQEKSEEEEELEECVNFECYRDLIKHRRRGYTDDEGLLHVEQEIEAKFTAPFAPDRSQAQQPSAVKGSYSQVGFSYEGNGKDEAQFSDSDDNDEDDDEDEDEDDFNSDDSSDEGMDKIAKEFGIKRYGWLVYMDKKAKEEEKRQKEVIKGDPAIRKLSRKERRKASQIERERERETARVTGTRVLHHDPYRETRRSPTYEAYPRPRRSRSRSYSPSYSRRYPRGRHSDDGHRSKPTIAKIEYITEFGGSGDKDGSKREGFSPPSSPSSQANVLNRPSTGLILEALHIDPASGASLEKDKGAKLVKPPASRSSALAKVTKGSTSVGPLKQQPVEKKETPQERLKRIMSKQLNKQIKKDTAAEIAKKREQERQRLEKLAETSRLSRSRHRSRSRSYSRSPPRRHQRGRSPRRKSSLRRYSRSHSRCRSRSSSRSQTRNRSRTYSRSPR